From a region of the Thermomicrobium roseum DSM 5159 genome:
- a CDS encoding amidohydrolase codes for MQAYLVTNGTILTMDPSQPQVEAFGVIGEWIVSAGSLAEVEAALPRGAGRLDLAGATCLPGFNEAHNHMLNFGFVLGQVNCRYPAVRSIEEIVARFAERAEGTPPGSWIRGRGYDDNKLTEHRHPTRWDLDRASTAHPLVLVHSSGHMLVANSLALQLAGVSRETPDPPGGHIVRDEHGDPTGLLQENAMELIERVIPAPTLEDMVEALRRCNDAYVAAGITSSQDAGLDDPQQVEAFQRAVQRGLLRLRTSIMLRHQLLPHLLGLGIKQGFGNHHLRIGPVKLFADGSLIGRTAAVSRPFLADPRSDNCGITIWSQEELDELVWQAHAAGFQVATHAIGDRAIEMVLDAYERALARLPRPDHRHRIEHGGVLRPDLIERIARLGVLVVSQPIFIAEYGDGFIRHLGLERIQLTYPFRSLLDAGIRLVFSTDCPVSAYQPLRCIQAAVQERTASGRSYALEEAITVEEALPLYTVNGAYASFEEHCKGMLRPGMLADFVVLERDPRRVDPEELAEIRVLRTVIGGETVYEA; via the coding sequence ATGCAGGCGTATCTGGTCACCAACGGCACCATTCTGACCATGGACCCGAGCCAGCCGCAGGTGGAAGCGTTCGGCGTCATCGGGGAGTGGATCGTCTCGGCCGGTTCGCTGGCCGAGGTGGAAGCAGCCTTGCCGCGCGGGGCGGGTCGGCTGGATCTGGCTGGCGCGACGTGCCTACCCGGCTTCAACGAAGCCCACAACCATATGCTCAATTTCGGTTTCGTGCTGGGGCAGGTCAACTGCCGCTATCCTGCGGTCCGTTCGATCGAGGAGATCGTTGCCCGCTTCGCCGAGCGTGCCGAAGGAACACCGCCCGGCAGCTGGATCCGCGGGCGCGGTTACGACGACAACAAGTTGACCGAGCACCGCCACCCGACCCGCTGGGATCTCGATCGCGCCAGCACGGCGCACCCGCTCGTCCTCGTGCACAGCTCCGGACACATGCTCGTCGCCAACTCGCTGGCACTGCAACTGGCTGGTGTGAGCCGCGAGACGCCCGACCCGCCTGGCGGGCACATCGTGCGTGATGAGCACGGTGACCCGACTGGGCTCCTCCAGGAGAACGCGATGGAACTCATCGAGCGAGTCATTCCGGCACCGACGCTCGAGGATATGGTGGAAGCGCTCCGACGCTGCAACGATGCGTATGTCGCGGCCGGCATCACTTCGAGCCAGGATGCCGGGCTCGACGATCCCCAGCAGGTCGAAGCGTTCCAGCGGGCAGTCCAGCGAGGGTTACTTCGGCTCCGCACCTCCATCATGCTCCGGCACCAACTCCTACCCCACCTCCTCGGCTTGGGTATCAAGCAGGGATTCGGCAACCATCACCTCCGCATCGGCCCGGTCAAGCTCTTCGCCGATGGGAGCCTGATCGGGCGTACTGCGGCGGTGAGTCGACCCTTCCTCGCCGATCCTCGCTCAGACAACTGCGGGATCACCATCTGGTCTCAGGAGGAGTTGGACGAGTTGGTCTGGCAGGCACACGCCGCCGGCTTTCAAGTCGCCACGCACGCGATCGGCGACCGGGCGATCGAGATGGTGCTCGACGCCTACGAGCGTGCCCTCGCGCGGCTGCCTCGCCCGGACCACCGTCACCGCATCGAACACGGCGGCGTCTTGCGTCCCGACCTCATCGAGCGGATCGCCCGTCTCGGCGTTCTCGTCGTCAGCCAACCGATCTTCATCGCCGAATATGGCGATGGATTCATCCGCCACCTCGGCCTCGAACGGATCCAGCTCACCTATCCGTTCCGTAGCCTTCTGGATGCAGGCATCCGGCTCGTCTTCTCGACCGATTGCCCGGTTTCGGCCTACCAGCCCTTGCGCTGCATTCAGGCTGCGGTGCAGGAGCGAACCGCCAGCGGGCGCTCGTACGCGCTGGAAGAAGCGATCACCGTCGAGGAAGCACTGCCGCTCTATACGGTCAACGGCGCCTACGCGAGCTTCGAGGAGCACTGCAAGGGGATGCTCCGGCCCGGCATGTTGGCCGACTTCGTCGTGCTGGAGCGCGACCCGCGCCGCGTCGATCCCGAGGAACTGGCGGAGATCAGGGTGCTGCGTACCGTCATCGGCGGCGAGACGGTCTACGAGGCGTAA
- a CDS encoding ArsR/SmtB family transcription factor, which produces MEHHCCPIDDRSRVGHALPTRQLAQLARALADETRLEILTLLVEQNQPICVCHLVERVPVGQPTVSHHLRLLRQAGLVTVERRGTWAYYQATPLARLLLERLSEAIHWPVMA; this is translated from the coding sequence ATGGAACATCATTGCTGCCCGATCGACGACCGATCCCGTGTTGGACACGCGCTACCGACTCGACAGCTGGCGCAGCTCGCCCGGGCGCTGGCCGACGAGACACGCCTGGAGATTCTCACGTTGCTCGTCGAGCAGAACCAGCCGATCTGTGTCTGTCACCTCGTTGAGCGGGTGCCGGTCGGCCAACCGACGGTCTCTCATCACCTGCGCCTCTTGCGGCAGGCAGGACTGGTGACGGTCGAACGACGCGGTACGTGGGCGTACTATCAGGCGACACCACTTGCCCGTCTCTTGCTCGAGCGCCTCAGCGAAGCGATTCACTGGCCGGTCATGGCGTGA